ACCCAGTACAACATCCACACCTTGGTCGCGCGGAGCCACACAGTAGAGCATGGTTCGCACAACAAAGGCGGCAAAAAGTCCGGTCCCTGGATAGGTACTCCACGGGAGTGTTGGCGCAACGGCGCAATACATCACGCGACCTCTGCCAACCGCTTGCTCGCTGACCAAGGCCCCTGCACCCGTTTGAACGATGTCAACACCGCCGATGGCCGGCCGAATGCGCCATACCTTCGGTGATTCAACGCCTCTATCCTTGTTTCCATCCTCACGGAACACCCCTGCGAACAGCGGATGTGACCTGTCTGTTGTTGTTACGCTGAACGGTGCGTCGTCCGGTGCATTCTGGATGTCCTTCATCGTCAGACCGCAGGCAGAGGCAAGCGCTTCAACACCGGCTTGGTCCGATGCAAAGAGAAGGAGTCCTCCGCCCCTTCAACGAATTGTCGAACGAGTGACGTTTCGGTTTGCGATACTGCGCCGCCGGTGATGACGATCACGTCCACATCACCCAAGCTCGGAGCGGCCTGCGATACCGTACCAAAGGATCGGACGATCGGTGCGCTCCGTTCCATGCCGGGCAGATCGAGAACGGTTCGAACAAAGATGGATTCTGATGTCGGGCCGATCAACGCAACACGAGCTCGTTCAGGAACCGTATATCCTGCCCACCGGACATTGTCACGATCGATAGCATCATTTTCAAGTTCGATCGATGCAGCCATCATCCCCGATCGTTGAGGTGGTGCTGCAAGAGTGATGGTACGAGTTGCACCGGCAGGGATATCCACGGCTCGTTGAGCCACTCGTGTGCCATCAAACGCCATCGATACCAGAACACCAGTTGCATCTCGTTCGCTGCCGTTACGAATGGCCGCTTCGATTTCCACCGGCTTATCGGGCTGAAGAAGTTTTGTGACCACGTGGAGTGAATCAACAGAGAGATTCTGTTCGAGTCCGCGTTGCCCTTCTCCGATACGCACAAGGAAGACCGATGCATCCTTTTCGAGGATGCGACCCGAGTCATCCGACGCACGCCAGCCGATGCTTGATTGAGCATCACTTACAACATAGATCTCCCGGTGAAGATGCAAGGCATCATCGAGGAGGGGGCGGGCAGCACGTAATGACCGCGGAAGGTTGGCAGCACCTTCAGTGAGAGTGATC
This region of Ignavibacteria bacterium genomic DNA includes:
- a CDS encoding BatA and WFA domain-containing protein gives rise to the protein MNFLNPFALIGLAAASIPVLLHLLNLRRLRTVEFSSLRFLVELQQTRVRKLKLQQILLLILRTLLIVFAIIAIARPTIPGSLPLLSSTSRSSVVILIDNSGSMEAADARGSRLRQAQATARQIVSGLQDGDEVAVLPMTGLDPGQTVDFSRTFSVALDQIDRITLTEGAANLPRSLRAARPLLDDALHLHREIYVVSDAQSSIGWRASDDSGRILEKDASVFLVRIGEGQRGLEQNLSVDSLHVVTKLLQPDKPVEIEAAIRNGSERDATGVLVSMAFDGTRVAQRAVDIPAGATRTITLAAPPQRSGMMAASIELENDAIDRDNVRWAGYTVPERARVALIGPTSESIFVRTVLDLPGMERSAPIVRSFGTVSQAAPSLGDVDVIVITGGAVSQTETSLVRQFVEGAEDSFSLHRTKPVLKRLPLPAV